Proteins from one Caulobacter sp. 73W genomic window:
- a CDS encoding DUF2306 domain-containing protein, producing MSTPVASPAPPPLIWLTRIGWSLLVLLCLGVAAYSARYLLHPPQTPAQALGNPLGVPWLVVHVAGSVVALALGAAQFIPGWRRGGNSPHRWIGRTYVVCCLIGGAAGLILALGSSAGPIATAGFGALAVLWIAVNILGWRAAMQGRFAEHRRWMIRSWALTLAAVTLRLYLPTVMILGLPFVPWYRAIAFLCWVPNLTAAELWLRRNAPRLQAR from the coding sequence TTGAGCACGCCCGTCGCATCGCCCGCACCCCCGCCGCTGATCTGGCTCACCCGGATCGGTTGGTCGCTGCTTGTCCTCCTGTGCCTGGGCGTCGCCGCCTATTCGGCGCGCTACCTGCTGCATCCGCCCCAGACGCCGGCCCAGGCGCTGGGCAATCCGCTGGGCGTTCCCTGGCTGGTGGTTCATGTGGCGGGCTCGGTCGTCGCGCTGGCCCTGGGGGCGGCGCAGTTCATTCCGGGCTGGCGTCGGGGCGGGAACAGTCCGCACCGGTGGATCGGACGGACCTATGTCGTCTGCTGCCTGATCGGGGGCGCGGCCGGGCTGATCCTGGCGCTGGGATCGTCCGCCGGCCCGATCGCCACGGCGGGCTTCGGCGCCCTGGCGGTGCTGTGGATCGCCGTGAACATCCTCGGCTGGCGCGCGGCCATGCAGGGGCGGTTCGCAGAGCATCGACGCTGGATGATCCGCTCCTGGGCCCTGACCCTGGCCGCCGTCACCCTGCGGCTCTACCTGCCGACGGTCATGATCCTGGGCCTGCCCTTCGTCCCTTGGTACCGCGCCATCGCCTTCCTGTGCTGGGTCCCCAATCTGACCGCGGCGGAGCTGTGGCTGCGGCGGAACGCGCCACGCCTGCAGGCCCGCTGA
- a CDS encoding sensor histidine kinase, giving the protein MKIRRPIIDRGALAVILVMVAVVDLLITIRAIGVGVPPKWWHLPAEILAFGTLTILTYLMYMAMEAAGRRYGLAAKIIVGIATAFAAGVLHLPIIAFIFWHMTDHPRVIWSQLYDFTRIYTMVIPFLFNGAGLVAYGFYRDVIARERQLAEAQRLAQEAQLLALRYQINPHFLFNTLNAVSTLVLDRRNQAAEAMLLRLAAFFRLTLTLDPRQAIPLAREIELQRTYLAIEQARFTDQLEIAIDLPPDLETAQVPALLLQPLVENAVKHTLGGDGAYIAISARVEADVLVLEVVNTVQRWQEPGTGVGLRNVAERLAAEYGDEAALDINPGDGRFGVILTLPLHLASPTAAPLKVVTGISG; this is encoded by the coding sequence GTGAAGATCAGGCGGCCGATCATCGACCGGGGCGCCTTGGCCGTCATCCTGGTCATGGTGGCCGTGGTAGATCTGCTGATCACCATCCGCGCCATCGGCGTCGGGGTCCCGCCCAAATGGTGGCATCTGCCGGCCGAGATCCTGGCCTTCGGCACGCTCACCATCCTCACCTACCTGATGTACATGGCCATGGAGGCGGCCGGCCGCCGCTATGGTCTGGCGGCCAAGATCATCGTGGGGATCGCGACCGCCTTCGCCGCCGGCGTCCTGCACCTGCCGATCATCGCGTTCATCTTCTGGCACATGACCGACCATCCGCGGGTGATCTGGAGCCAGCTGTATGACTTCACCCGCATCTACACGATGGTCATTCCGTTCCTGTTCAACGGCGCGGGGCTGGTGGCTTATGGCTTCTATCGCGACGTGATCGCGCGCGAGCGGCAGCTGGCCGAGGCCCAGCGCCTGGCGCAGGAGGCGCAGCTGCTGGCCCTGCGCTACCAGATCAATCCGCACTTCCTGTTCAACACCCTGAACGCCGTCTCGACCCTGGTGCTGGATCGCCGCAACCAGGCGGCGGAGGCGATGCTGCTGCGGCTGGCGGCCTTCTTCCGCCTGACCCTGACGCTGGACCCCCGCCAGGCCATCCCCCTGGCGCGGGAGATCGAATTGCAGCGCACTTATCTGGCTATCGAGCAGGCCCGCTTCACCGACCAGCTGGAGATCGCCATCGACCTGCCGCCGGACCTGGAGACCGCCCAGGTCCCAGCCCTGCTGCTTCAGCCGCTGGTCGAGAACGCGGTGAAGCATACGCTGGGCGGCGATGGGGCCTATATCGCGATCAGCGCCCGCGTGGAGGCGGACGTCCTGGTCCTGGAAGTGGTCAACACCGTCCAGCGCTGGCAGGAACCCGGCACGGGCGTCGGCCTGCGCAACGTGGCCGAGCGCCTGGCCGCCGAATACGGCGACGAGGCGGCCCTGGACATCAATCCGGGCGACGGCCGGTTCGGGGTGATCCTGACGCTGCCGCTGCACCTGGCGTCGCCGACAGCGGCGCCGTTGAAGGTTGTCACGGGAATCAGCGGATGA
- a CDS encoding DUF1428 domain-containing protein: MTYVDGFVIAVPKDKMDAYREMAELGRTVWMEHGALSYVEAKADDVPYGELTSFPRAVQQKDDETTIFSFITYRDRAHRDEVNAKVMADERMKGGMENAPFDGKRMIYGGFEAFVQA; encoded by the coding sequence ATGACCTACGTCGATGGTTTCGTGATCGCTGTGCCCAAGGACAAGATGGACGCCTACAGGGAGATGGCCGAGCTCGGCCGCACCGTATGGATGGAGCATGGGGCCCTGTCCTATGTCGAGGCCAAGGCCGACGACGTGCCCTATGGCGAACTGACATCGTTCCCGCGCGCCGTGCAGCAGAAGGACGACGAGACCACGATCTTCTCGTTCATCACCTATCGCGACCGGGCCCACCGGGACGAAGTGAACGCCAAGGTCATGGCCGACGAGCGGATGAAGGGCGGCATGGAGAACGCCCCCTTCGACGGCAAGCGGATGATCTACGGCGGGTTCGAGGCCTTCGTTCAGGCCTGA
- a CDS encoding lysoplasmalogenase family protein, which translates to MTVTRGGLVPNLVLAAAVLAGLSYMVSWQMPLPSMTSTAWKGAAVSLLAVYAALKAEDGDGWLACAMLALYALGDVLLDMLGLTRGALAFLAGHIVAMALYARNHAGLPLPKALLAWAIVPVTVLISWHLPSDRSFAPGVALYALGLSLMAGAALNSRFAAGGTGLGAVLFVISDLLIFAREGPLEGQAWVGFGVWGLYLAANVLICLAVTRRPKPA; encoded by the coding sequence ATGACGGTGACGCGCGGGGGGCTAGTCCCCAATCTGGTTCTGGCGGCCGCCGTGCTGGCGGGGCTCAGCTACATGGTCTCGTGGCAGATGCCGTTGCCGTCCATGACCAGCACGGCCTGGAAGGGGGCGGCGGTGTCGCTGCTGGCGGTCTATGCCGCCCTGAAGGCCGAGGATGGCGACGGCTGGCTGGCCTGCGCCATGCTGGCGCTCTACGCCCTGGGCGACGTGCTGCTGGATATGCTCGGCCTGACGCGGGGGGCGCTGGCGTTCCTGGCGGGGCATATCGTGGCCATGGCGCTGTACGCCCGCAACCACGCCGGGCTGCCGCTGCCCAAGGCGCTGCTGGCCTGGGCGATCGTGCCGGTGACGGTGCTCATCTCCTGGCATCTGCCCAGCGACCGCAGCTTCGCGCCCGGCGTGGCGCTCTACGCCCTGGGCTTGTCGCTGATGGCGGGGGCGGCCCTGAACAGCCGGTTCGCCGCCGGCGGGACGGGACTGGGCGCGGTGCTGTTCGTGATCTCGGACCTGCTGATCTTCGCCCGAGAAGGGCCGCTGGAGGGGCAGGCCTGGGTCGGGTTCGGGGTCTGGGGGCTGTACCTGGCCGCAAACGTCCTGATCTGCTTGGCGGTGACCCGGCGACCGAAGCCGGCGTGA